One window of Pieris napi chromosome 1, ilPieNapi1.2, whole genome shotgun sequence genomic DNA carries:
- the LOC125050556 gene encoding helicase SKI2W, protein MPVENDDEFSFIKPPPIFDDLNERVKDYLLKPERLSIHQWERSQNHWHRTPDIDSLFRIDEDDIGLDTTLEVVRDLLTGEIVGLKEVSVPLEDDEDSLSMSRTPLPPGLATRGTITQNPFLPAGFEEELEKMLEEATKTGEVSVNLDNDEPGKFLGEDILCTPPGCQENVVFSSDGFTLKDQLTDENKQEDKLEDIQININLEEVVNNNTHLAGLWQDDDETTEEKAPIPAKNIEIDADDNDNFLESTIIKPPVVLPEIPVLNITNASVKSGVTSTEWAEMIDVSQPVPEFKEKIKDLAHAYPFELDNFQKQAILKLEEGHHVFVAAHTSAGKTVVAEYAIAMSRRNCTRAIYTSPIKALSNQKYNDFNKTFGEVGLLTGDLQINATASCLVMTTEILRSMLYCGSDVTRDLEFVIFDEVHYINNAERGYVWEEVLILLPAHVTIVMLSATVPNTLQFADWVGRTKKRKVYVVSTPKRPVPLCHYLYTGSGGKSKNERFLVVDQESKFQLRGYNEAVAAKKSRENDYKKSFGPKGGRQFGNPKAEQTMWVALIDHLRSNDKLPVVAFTLSRNRCDHNAENLMSVDLTTAKEKGHIRSFFQKCLQRLKEPDRKLPQVIRLQRVLENGIGVHHSGILPLLKEIVEMLFQSGYVKILFATETFAMGVNMPARTVIFDDVTKFDGLQSRSLVPAEYIQMAGRAGRRGLDDTGTVIILCKDGVPDQMTLKEMMLGTPQKLSSQFRLTYAMILSLLRVATVSVEGMMQRSFRELHQILQADTNKKLLEKAELEYSEKCSTPLTAHLAPLATFYDLCTSYIEVLGEIMPLLLTQPKVSKELVPGRILLLSAGPYINQLGIYLNGTGPRQTPYKVLVLNTVEEDSNRYNFDRDEAWYRMLSFSSLYDHIGTEESTQDHTILCIAPKNVIAVTRTCLKIDANIIIQDWEKRQMPRFKDAPVGASCASAVQELSRLSHAARTKVTPLETISLTQALNISTGELLHALDKMNKLKAQIEAQKKSTAIANFKNEFAIVYERKQAERKRDKYKRLLSYESLALYPDYQRRLLVLRELNYIDEHDSVILKGRVACCMGTNELIIAELVFRNVFTDKNPAEIAALLSCFVFQAKTHVEQVLTEKLDEAVKAIQQIEDDLSAVEVKYGVSQFEGQQERLNFGLVRVVYEWALEKPFAEIMDLTDVQEGIIVRCIQQLHELLVDVKDAAVAIGDPKLQAKMMEASTAIKRDIVFAASLYTTQKETLKT, encoded by the exons ATGCCCGTGGAAAATGATGACGAGTTTTCTTTCATAAAG CCGCCACCAATATTCGATGATTTAAATGAACGTGTAAAGGattatttactaaaaccagagagATTATCAATTCACCAATGGGAACGTTCCCAAAATCATTGGCATAGGACTCCAGATATAGATTCCTTGTTCAGAATTGACGAGGATGATATTGGTCTAGATACTACACTTGAG gtAGTCCGAGATTTGTTGACAGGTGAAATAGTGGGCTTAAAGGAAGTTAGTGTACCATTGGAAGATGACGAAGACAGTTTATCTATGTCTCGAACACCACTGCCCCCAGGCTTGGCTACAAGAGGGACGATTACACAAAATCCATTCTTACCAGCTGGGTTTGAAGAAGAGTTAGAGAAGATGTTAGAAGAAGCAACTAAAACAGGAGAAGTTTCAGTAAATCTTGATAATGATGAACCAGGAAAATTTTTGGGTGAAG atatattatgtacCCCACCTGGTTGTCAAGAAAATGTAGTCTTTTCAAGTGATGGATTCACTTTGAAAGACCAACTAACAGATGAAAATAAACAAGAAGACAAGCTGGAAGACATTCAAATCAACATAAATTTAGAGGAAGTTGTTAATAACAACACACACTTAGCAG gTCTATGGCAAGATGACGATGAAACTACTGAAGAAAAGGCACCAATACCTGcaaaaaacattgaaatagATGCAGACGACAATGATAATTTCCTGGAGAGTACAATTATCAAACCACCTGTGGTGCTTCCAGAAATACCAGTGCTGAATATTACCAATGCCTCCGTAAAATCTGGTGTTACGTCCACAGAATGGGCAGAAATGATTGATGTTTCACAGCCAGTGCcagaatttaaagaaaaaatcaaAGATTTGGCCCATGCTTATCCGTTTGAATTGGATAACTTCCAAAAACAG GCAATTTTAAAACTAGAAGAAGGACATCATGTGTTTGTAGCGGCTCACACGTCTGCTGGTAAAACCGTAGTCGCTGAATATGCAATCGCTATGTCTAGAAGAAATTGTACAAG GGCAATTTACACATCGCCAATAAAGGCTCTGTCAAACCAGAAGTACAATGACTTCAACAAGACATTTGGTGAAGTTGGTCTGTTGACTGGGGACCTTCAAATAAACGCGACGGCCTCTTGCCTCGTCATGACCACCGAGATTCTTCGTTCTATGCTCTATTGCGGCTCTGACGTCACCAGAGATCTAGAATTTGTGATTTTCGATGAGGTCCACTATATCAATAATGCTGAG CGGGGCTATGTGTGGGAGGAAGTGTTGATATTGCTTCCGGCCCACGTCACAATAGTGATGTTGAGTGCAACTGTACCAAACACACTCCAGTTCGCGGACTGGGTCGGTCGGACTAAGAAACGAAAGGTCTATGTAGTGTCCACTCCTAAGCGGCCAGTTCCTTTGTGTCATTACTTGTACACGG GATCTGGAGGAAAGTCAAAGAACGAGAGATTTTTAGTCGTGGACCAAGAAAGTAAATTCCAACTACGGGGATACAACGAGGCGGTCGCTGCGAAAAAGTCGAGGGAAAATGATTACAAGAAAAGCTTTGGACCAAaag GTGGCAGACAATTCGGAAACCCAAAAGCCGAACAGACCATGTGGGTGGCCTTAATTGACCATCTGCGGTCTAATGATAAGTTGCCCGTCGTAGCGTTCACTTTGTCGAGGAATCG GTGTGATCATAACGCGGAGAATCTAATGTCAGTAGACTTAACAACGGCCAAAGAAAAGGGCCACATTCGTTCTTTCTTCCAAAAATGTCTGCAGAGACTAAAAGAGCCGGATAGAAAACTTCCACAg GTAATCAGACTACAGCGTGTTCTCGAGAACGGAATAGGCGTACACCACAGCGGTATATTACCACTTCTCAAGGAAATCGTGGAAATGTTGTTCCAGTCGGGTTAT gtAAAAATCTTATTCGCGACCGAGACATTCGCGATGGGAGTGAATATGCCAGCCCGTACGGTCATATTCGACGACGTCACCAAGTTTGACGGCCTCCAGTCACGGAGTTTGGTTCCCGCGGAGTACATTCAGATGGCAGGGCGAGCCGGCAGACGAG GTTTGGATGACACGGGTACTGTGATAATTCTATGCAAAGATGGCGTACCAGATCAAATGACGCTCAAGGAAATGATGCTTGGGACTCCCCAAAAGTTGTCTTCGCAGTTCCGACTCACCTATGCCATGATATTGAGTCTTCTGAG agtGGCGACAGTGTCAGTTGAGGGTATGATGCAGCGTTCGTTCCGGGAACTGCACCAAATCCTCCAAGCCGATACCAACAAGAAACTCCTTGAGAAAGCGGAGTTGGAGTATTCTGAAAAATGCAGTACCCCTCTGACAGCACATTTGGCCCCATTGGCCACGTTCTACGACCTCTGTACGTCCTACATTGAGGTTTTGGGGGAAATTATGCCCTTGCTGTTAACGCAGCCGAAAGTTAGTAAGGAGTTGGTGCCGGGAAGAATTTTGCTTCTATCTGCTGGACCCTACATCAATCAGCTCGGGATCTATTTGAATGGGACTG GTCCCCGGCAGACGCCATACAAAGTGTTAGTGCTAAACACAGTTGAGGAAGACTCGAATCGATACAATTTCGACCGCGACGAGGCTTGGTACCGCATGTTGAGCTTCTCGTCTCTGTACGACCATATCG GTACCGAGGAAAGCACACAAGACCATACGATACTTTGCATCGCTCCGAAGAACGTGATCGCCGTCACTCGGACCTGTCTCAAGATCGATGCCAATATTATCATTCAGGATTGGGAAAAACGACAAATGCCtag gttcaAAGACGCTCCAGTGGGTGCAAGTTGCGCGAGCGCAGTGCAAGAGCTGTCGCGCCTAAGTCACGCGGCTCGTACCAAAGTAACTCCCCTGGAGACTATCAGCCTCACGCAAGCCCTCAATATCTCCACTGGCGAATTGCTTCATGCGCTTGATAAGATGAACAAACTCAAG GCGCAAATAGAAGCTCAAAAGAAAAGCACGGCCATCGCAAACTTCAAGAACGAATTCGCAATCGTATACGAAAGGAAGCAAGCGGAACGAAAACGCGATAAATACAAACGGCTATTATCCTACGAAAGCCTCGCTCTGTACCCGGATTATCAGAGACGacttttggtccttcgagagCTGAACTATATCGACGAGCACGATAGCGTCATCTTAAAAGGAAGGGTCGCGTGTTGCATGGGTACCAACGAGCTGATTATAGCCGAACTGGTCTTCCGAAACGTCTTCACGGATAAAAATCCAGCAGAAATAGCGGCTCTGTTGAGCTGTTTCGTTTTTCAAGCGAAGACGCACGTCGAACAGGTGCTGACGGAAAAGCTGGATGAGGCGGTTAAAGCGATTCAGCAGATTGAGGACGATTTGTCGGCTGTTGAGGTTAAATATGGG gttTCCCAATTTGAGGGCCAACAAGAGAGGTTGAACTTCGGTCTTGTGAGGGTTGTATACGAATGGGCGTTGGAGAAACCCTTCGCTGAAATCATGGATCTCACGGATGTACAAGAGGGAATTATTGTTAGATGCATTCAGCAGTTACACGAG ctTTTAGTGGACGTAAAAGACGCGGCGGTGGCCATCGGTGATCCAAAATTGCAAGCAAAGATGATGGAGGCCTCCACAGCTATCAAGAGAGATATTGTATTCGCTGCCAGTTTATACACGACACAAAAAGAAACTCTTAAAACATga